From Rhizobium sp. NZLR1, a single genomic window includes:
- a CDS encoding GNAT family N-acetyltransferase — translation MDAAAPDTSDVRIEPISAAQIDSFHRTLDVVAREKKYLSMLEATPLPETRAFVMGMIAKANPQFVAIAQDEVVGWCDINRHFFPSHAHRGKLGMGILPAYRGQGLGRKLIETTLRAAQEVGFIRVELDVYQDNLRAIALYEKLGFVREGIIRRAARIDGRFIDAIGMALLFDEDPAV, via the coding sequence ATGGACGCCGCCGCGCCGGATACGTCAGACGTCAGGATCGAACCGATCTCTGCTGCCCAAATCGACAGCTTTCATCGCACGCTCGATGTGGTCGCGCGGGAGAAAAAATACCTGTCCATGCTGGAAGCGACGCCGCTACCGGAAACGCGCGCCTTCGTGATGGGCATGATTGCAAAAGCCAATCCGCAATTCGTTGCTATCGCTCAAGACGAGGTCGTCGGCTGGTGCGACATCAACCGGCATTTCTTCCCGTCGCACGCCCATCGCGGAAAGCTTGGCATGGGGATTCTTCCGGCCTATCGCGGCCAGGGTCTCGGACGAAAGCTCATCGAGACGACATTAAGGGCCGCGCAGGAGGTCGGGTTTATCAGGGTCGAACTCGATGTTTACCAAGACAATCTCCGGGCGATCGCACTCTATGAAAAACTAGGGTTCGTGCGCGAGGGCATAATTCGGCGCGCCGCGCGTATCGACGGCCGGTTCATCGATGCGATCGGCATGGCGCTTTTGTTCGATGAGGATCCAGCGGTATAA
- a CDS encoding response regulator: MVTVLCIEDEVEIRNLLVEELSEAGYKTLEASNGAEGLEMILSKWPDIVISDISMPVMDGHQLLAEIQINHPELSNIPFILLTALTDRENTLAGLRGGAADYLTKPLDFDLLLAKLEGCVTRLENDKAVNRSF; encoded by the coding sequence ATGGTTACAGTCCTGTGCATAGAAGATGAAGTCGAGATCCGGAACCTCCTCGTCGAGGAACTGAGCGAAGCCGGGTACAAGACGCTCGAGGCCTCGAACGGCGCCGAAGGGCTGGAAATGATCCTGTCGAAATGGCCCGATATCGTCATCAGCGATATTTCGATGCCGGTCATGGACGGACACCAGCTTCTGGCGGAAATTCAGATCAATCACCCCGAGCTCTCCAACATCCCCTTCATCCTGCTGACGGCGCTGACCGACCGGGAAAACACGCTTGCCGGTCTGCGCGGCGGAGCGGCGGACTATCTGACAAAGCCGCTCGACTTCGACCTGCTGCTCGCCAAGCTTGAAGGTTGCGTGACGCGGCTGGAAAATGACAAGGCGGTCAATCGGTCGTTTTGA
- a CDS encoding ATP-binding protein — protein MRVNFSAAGAIKRLQILKVRLTSHITFVLVTLTCAAAVLLCGFAWLAAVKVDDLSLRRQADFVDQGLEEQIAALPREQESIAKWDDAFLYAKQRNHEWLLDNIGRWTSQYFGHDRTYIFDDTNRLMFAFRDGADAMPPRLGSDDGQEMTALAGEMRAVLAEQAAKPGTKPLGQLATVRTIMIGSRPAIASARPILPSSARMQVEAGQEFIAVSVKFIDEKAAESIAHYARLEGLHFASKSEDGRAEVPVSSRDGGTIGYLVWSPILPGFMLLQQIAPAGLGCLALLIAVVFWLGRGLHRTSLTLLDSQAEITHHRYHLEEMVADRTAEIERQREELDRLLVHERQVNALQRQFVAMASHEFRTPLAIIDAAAQRLCRSTTNVSGGYVHEKAGVIRSAVVRMVDLMESILASGRLETGQITLKRSEGDLKALLVACCDRQRHLSRSHVLHLDVESMPDLLTFDRSAMEQVFTNLISNAVKYSPNAPNIYVRARVEEKTVEIAIADSGIGMDSDDLPKLFQPYYRARSATGIAGTGIGLNVVKQVVELHGGTVEVTSELGKGTTFIILLPIEFLLSDQHVAA, from the coding sequence TTGCGTGTCAATTTCTCGGCAGCAGGCGCCATCAAAAGGTTGCAGATATTGAAGGTCAGGCTAACATCCCACATTACATTCGTCTTGGTGACACTCACCTGCGCGGCGGCTGTGTTGCTGTGCGGATTTGCCTGGCTCGCCGCCGTGAAGGTCGATGATCTCTCGCTGCGCCGGCAGGCCGACTTTGTCGACCAAGGACTGGAAGAGCAGATCGCGGCGCTTCCCCGAGAACAGGAAAGCATTGCCAAATGGGACGATGCCTTCCTTTATGCCAAGCAGCGGAACCATGAATGGCTGCTCGACAATATCGGCCGGTGGACGAGCCAGTATTTCGGGCACGACAGGACTTATATCTTCGACGATACCAATCGCCTGATGTTTGCGTTCCGCGACGGCGCGGATGCCATGCCGCCACGGCTCGGCAGCGACGACGGCCAAGAAATGACAGCACTCGCCGGGGAGATGCGCGCGGTTCTTGCCGAGCAGGCTGCAAAGCCCGGCACCAAACCGCTTGGTCAACTGGCGACGGTTCGTACGATCATGATCGGCAGCCGGCCGGCAATCGCCAGCGCGCGTCCCATTCTGCCGAGCTCGGCCAGGATGCAGGTCGAAGCGGGCCAGGAGTTCATCGCCGTCTCGGTCAAGTTCATCGATGAAAAAGCCGCCGAAAGCATCGCCCATTATGCGCGCCTCGAAGGATTGCATTTCGCGTCGAAAAGTGAGGACGGGCGCGCTGAGGTGCCGGTCTCGTCACGAGACGGCGGCACGATCGGTTATCTCGTATGGTCTCCTATCCTGCCCGGATTCATGCTGCTTCAACAGATCGCACCGGCTGGGCTTGGCTGCCTGGCGCTGCTGATCGCTGTCGTGTTCTGGCTCGGGCGCGGTCTTCATCGCACGTCGCTGACCTTGCTGGACAGCCAGGCTGAGATCACCCATCACCGCTACCATCTGGAAGAAATGGTGGCCGATCGAACGGCAGAGATCGAAAGGCAGAGAGAGGAACTGGACCGGCTGCTGGTGCACGAACGCCAGGTCAATGCGCTCCAGCGCCAGTTCGTTGCCATGGCGTCGCACGAGTTTCGCACGCCACTCGCGATCATCGATGCCGCCGCCCAGCGGCTCTGCCGCTCGACCACCAATGTCAGTGGCGGTTACGTTCACGAAAAGGCGGGCGTGATCCGCAGCGCGGTGGTGCGCATGGTCGATCTGATGGAGAGCATCCTCGCCAGCGGCCGGCTCGAAACCGGACAGATCACACTGAAGCGGAGCGAAGGCGATCTGAAAGCTCTGCTCGTCGCCTGCTGCGACAGACAGCGCCACCTCAGCCGCTCGCATGTGCTCCATCTCGATGTCGAGTCGATGCCCGATCTGTTGACGTTCGACCGCAGCGCGATGGAACAGGTCTTCACCAACTTGATTTCGAACGCCGTCAAATATTCGCCCAACGCGCCGAACATTTATGTTCGTGCCCGGGTTGAGGAAAAGACGGTAGAGATCGCTATTGCCGACAGCGGCATCGGCATGGATTCGGATGATCTGCCGAAGCTGTTCCAACCCTATTATCGCGCTCGCAGTGCTACGGGCATTGCCGGAACCGGCATCGGCCTGAACGTCGTCAAGCAGGTCGTCGAATTGCATGGCGGTACCGTTGAGGTGACGAGCGAGCTCGGCAAGGGCACAACATTTATCATTCTTCTGCCAATAGAGTTTCTATTGTCGGATCAGCACGTCGCAGCTTAG
- a CDS encoding esterase encodes MKHLHTTLGPRSKSQLGMILPHEHVFVDLRTPDQPGYAEAETDAVVRLMAPEIERIKKLGVTALVECSTGGVGRRADIDLAVSLATDFPIVVPTGNYREPWIPEWVRYASEKELEAWMLRELTEQIGETGFQAGWIKLSAGDDGMTALETKILRAAARAAAQTDAVIGSHTIRGRVVMDQLDVIEAEGYRADRFISIHTQEEKDFAYNVAVAERGAWIEYDHVGRAGDKEVAELVMKALEAGCGDRLLLSHDRGWFDPALPMGGTPKPYTHLSTVLLPELKRRGVDDGTLMRLTHENPFEAFAR; translated from the coding sequence TTGAAGCATCTGCACACAACGCTCGGGCCTAGGAGCAAATCTCAACTGGGGATGATCCTCCCGCATGAGCACGTCTTCGTTGACCTCAGGACACCCGACCAGCCCGGTTATGCCGAAGCAGAGACCGACGCCGTCGTTCGGCTGATGGCCCCGGAAATCGAGCGGATCAAGAAGCTCGGGGTGACGGCACTCGTCGAATGCTCGACGGGCGGCGTCGGACGTCGTGCGGATATCGATCTTGCCGTGTCGCTTGCTACGGATTTTCCGATTGTGGTTCCCACCGGCAATTACCGCGAGCCGTGGATCCCCGAATGGGTCCGCTATGCTTCCGAGAAGGAGCTTGAGGCGTGGATGCTTCGCGAGCTGACGGAGCAGATCGGCGAGACTGGGTTCCAGGCGGGCTGGATCAAGCTCAGCGCCGGCGATGACGGCATGACGGCGCTCGAGACGAAAATCCTGCGGGCAGCCGCGCGCGCGGCAGCGCAGACAGACGCCGTCATCGGCAGTCATACGATCAGAGGACGGGTCGTCATGGATCAGCTCGATGTCATCGAGGCGGAGGGCTACAGGGCCGACAGGTTCATCTCGATCCATACGCAGGAAGAAAAGGACTTCGCCTACAACGTCGCCGTCGCCGAGCGCGGCGCTTGGATCGAGTATGACCATGTCGGCAGGGCCGGGGACAAGGAGGTGGCGGAACTGGTGATGAAGGCGCTGGAGGCGGGCTGCGGCGACCGCCTGTTGTTGAGCCATGACCGGGGCTGGTTCGATCCGGCGCTGCCGATGGGCGGGACACCCAAGCCGTACACCCATCTTTCCACGGTCCTGCTGCCCGAGCTAAAACGGCGGGGCGTGGACGACGGGACCCTGATGCGCCTGACCCACGAGAACCCGTTCGAGGCTTTCGCCCGATAG
- a CDS encoding PQQ-binding-like beta-propeller repeat protein: MKKSAANILREYGPFPGAERVNGVTFDGAHVWFASGDRLNALDPASGEVVRSIEVASHAGTAFDGEFLYQIAEDVIHKIDPKTGRILSTIPAPGNGGDSGLAWAEGTLWVGQHRGRRIHQIDPETGKILRTIESNRVVTGVTWVDGQLWHGTWEGDDSDVRRIDPETGEVLERLDMPEGVGVSGLESDGGDCFFCGGGGSGKVRTVRRPG; the protein is encoded by the coding sequence CTGCGTGAATATGGACCGTTTCCCGGCGCCGAGCGCGTCAATGGCGTCACCTTCGACGGCGCGCATGTCTGGTTTGCCTCGGGCGACCGCCTGAACGCGCTCGATCCCGCAAGCGGCGAGGTGGTGCGCTCGATCGAGGTCGCGTCCCATGCCGGAACGGCCTTCGATGGCGAGTTTCTCTATCAGATCGCCGAGGATGTCATTCACAAGATCGACCCGAAGACCGGCCGCATCCTCTCCACCATCCCGGCGCCCGGCAATGGCGGCGATTCCGGGCTTGCCTGGGCCGAAGGCACGCTCTGGGTCGGCCAGCACCGAGGCCGCAGAATCCATCAGATCGACCCGGAGACGGGCAAGATCCTGCGCACCATCGAATCCAACCGAGTCGTGACAGGCGTTACCTGGGTCGACGGCCAGCTCTGGCACGGCACCTGGGAGGGCGACGACAGCGACGTCCGGCGCATCGACCCCGAAACGGGGGAGGTGCTGGAACGTCTCGACATGCCCGAAGGCGTCGGTGTCTCCGGCCTCGAATCCGATGGCGGCGACTGCTTTTTCTGCGGCGGTGGCGGCAGCGGCAAGGTTCGCACGGTGCGCCGGCCGGGGTGA